In Chromobacterium rhizoryzae, one genomic interval encodes:
- a CDS encoding DUF1853 family protein yields the protein MANKPPFTLPYAHPAVRDLAFLLSAPSPWRSGADIPPQRLLGADGPALLQTLDADPAELQHWLARQPTRRLGHYAERLLSFWFRLAPHIELVASNLPVRAPDGRTVGEFDFLLRLDGQPLHLEAASKFYLQLGRSADTLTGPSLRDAWALKAHKLQTQLRLSRHPAAQATLPAGFEGCAVGARLSGWLFHARDTAPEAPPGAQPLYGQYWPLRGDWPALNADSRWAWLPRLSWLAPARRSREHTADAAELRARLEQAEAPQLLAELQPGPDGDWHEVARGFAVPPGWPQEAPLSRLLLQIADCAPAP from the coding sequence ATGGCGAATAAGCCGCCGTTCACCCTGCCCTACGCGCACCCGGCGGTGCGCGATCTGGCTTTTCTGCTCTCCGCGCCCTCTCCCTGGCGCAGCGGCGCGGACATCCCGCCGCAGCGGCTGCTGGGGGCCGACGGCCCGGCCTTGCTGCAAACGCTGGACGCCGATCCTGCCGAACTTCAGCACTGGCTGGCGCGCCAGCCCACCCGCCGTCTGGGCCATTACGCGGAACGGCTGCTGTCCTTCTGGTTCCGGCTGGCGCCGCACATCGAACTGGTGGCCAGCAATCTGCCGGTGCGCGCGCCGGACGGCCGCACCGTCGGCGAGTTCGACTTCCTGCTGCGCCTAGACGGCCAACCGCTGCATCTGGAAGCCGCCAGCAAGTTCTATCTGCAACTGGGCCGCAGCGCGGACACCTTGACCGGCCCCAGCCTGCGCGACGCCTGGGCGCTGAAAGCCCATAAACTGCAAACCCAGCTGCGCCTGTCCCGCCACCCGGCGGCGCAAGCGACGCTTCCGGCGGGCTTTGAGGGCTGCGCGGTCGGCGCCCGGCTCAGCGGCTGGCTCTTCCACGCCCGCGACACCGCGCCGGAAGCGCCGCCCGGCGCCCAGCCGCTGTACGGGCAATACTGGCCGCTGCGCGGCGACTGGCCGGCGTTGAATGCGGATTCGCGCTGGGCCTGGCTGCCCAGGCTCAGTTGGCTGGCGCCGGCGCGCCGCTCACGGGAACACACCGCCGACGCGGCGGAACTGCGCGCGCGCCTGGAACAGGCCGAGGCGCCGCAGCTACTGGCCGAACTGCAACCCGGCCCCGACGGCGACTGGCATGAAGTGGCCCGCGGCTTCGCCGTGCCGCCGGGCTGGCCTCAGGAAGCGCCGCTGTCGCGGCTGCTGCTGCAAATCGCGGACTGCGCGCCGGCCCCATGA
- a CDS encoding IscS subfamily cysteine desulfurase, producing MSQLKHPIYLDYSATTPVDPRVADKMIPYLYEKFGNPASRSHSFGWDAEEAVENARAEVAKLINADSKEIVWTSGATESDNLAIKGAAHFYKSKGKHLITVKTEHKAVLDTMRELERQGFEVTYLGVQDNGLLDIEEFKAAIRPDTIVASVMFVNNEIGVVQDIEQLGEICRAKGVIFHVDATQAPGKVIIDMEKQKVDLLSLSAHKVYGPKGIGALYVRRKPRVRLEAQMHGGGHERGFRSGTLATHQIVGMGEAFRIAREEMDSERERIRMLRDRLWNGIKNMEEVYINGDIDQRVPHNLNVSFNFVEGESLIMAIKELAVSSGSACTSASLEPSYVLRALGRNDEMAHSSIRFTLGRFTTEEEIDFAVNLLNQKIGKLRELSPLWEMFKDGVDLNSVQWAAH from the coding sequence ATGAGCCAGCTCAAGCATCCGATCTACCTCGACTACTCGGCCACCACGCCGGTAGACCCGCGCGTTGCCGACAAGATGATTCCCTATCTTTACGAAAAGTTCGGCAACCCGGCCTCCCGCAGCCACAGCTTCGGCTGGGACGCGGAGGAAGCGGTGGAGAACGCGCGCGCTGAAGTGGCCAAGCTGATCAACGCCGACTCCAAGGAAATCGTCTGGACCTCCGGCGCCACCGAGTCCGACAACCTGGCGATCAAGGGCGCCGCCCACTTCTACAAGAGCAAGGGCAAGCACCTGATCACCGTCAAGACCGAACACAAGGCGGTGCTGGACACCATGCGCGAGCTGGAGCGCCAGGGCTTTGAAGTGACCTATCTGGGCGTGCAGGACAACGGCCTGCTGGACATTGAAGAATTCAAGGCCGCCATCCGCCCGGACACCATCGTCGCCTCGGTGATGTTCGTCAACAATGAAATCGGCGTGGTACAGGACATCGAACAGCTGGGCGAAATCTGCCGCGCCAAGGGCGTGATCTTCCACGTCGACGCCACCCAGGCCCCGGGCAAGGTGATCATCGACATGGAAAAGCAGAAAGTGGACCTGCTCAGCCTGTCCGCCCACAAAGTGTACGGCCCCAAGGGCATCGGCGCCCTGTACGTGCGCCGCAAACCGCGCGTGCGCCTGGAAGCGCAGATGCACGGCGGCGGCCATGAGCGCGGCTTCCGCTCCGGCACCCTGGCCACCCACCAGATCGTGGGCATGGGCGAAGCCTTCCGCATCGCCCGCGAAGAGATGGACAGCGAGCGCGAACGCATCCGCATGCTGCGCGACCGCCTGTGGAACGGCATCAAGAACATGGAAGAGGTCTACATCAACGGCGACATCGACCAACGCGTGCCGCACAACCTCAATGTCAGCTTCAACTTCGTCGAAGGCGAAAGCCTGATCATGGCGATCAAGGAGCTGGCCGTATCCAGCGGTTCGGCTTGTACCTCGGCTTCGCTGGAGCCGTCCTACGTGCTGCGCGCGCTGGGCCGCAACGACGAAATGGCCCACAGCTCGATCCGCTTCACGCTGGGCCGCTTCACCACCGAGGAGGAAATCGACTTCGCGGTGAATCTGCTAAACCAAAAGATCGGCAAGCTGCGCGAACTGTCCCCCTTGTGGGAAATGTTCAAAGACGGCGTGGATCTGAATTCGGTTCAATGGGCCGCCCACTAA
- a CDS encoding RNA methyltransferase, which produces MNKPQVPDFLKNIRIVLARPNHPGNIGSAARAMKTMGLSRLYLVEPKVFPSDEANTLASGAVDLLEQATVVSSLAEALQDVTIACALTSRRRELTTPLSTPRQTTPELVARARAGEQVALVFGNETFGLSIEEVEQCNRLVTIPGNPDYFSLNLAMAVQVMTYELFSHTGVDVDYLRADSDAAALGEVEGFCGHLEQTMDKIGYFRRRNSERMMRRMRTLFNRSGLLREEIDILRGFLKQVQRAADGEVRRDAPGQDGE; this is translated from the coding sequence ATGAATAAACCCCAAGTACCTGATTTTCTGAAAAACATTCGCATCGTGTTGGCCCGCCCCAACCATCCGGGCAATATCGGCTCCGCCGCCCGGGCGATGAAAACCATGGGCCTGAGCCGGCTGTATCTGGTTGAACCCAAAGTGTTTCCCAGCGACGAGGCCAATACGCTGGCCTCCGGCGCGGTGGATCTTCTGGAGCAGGCCACCGTGGTGTCCAGCCTGGCCGAGGCCTTGCAAGACGTCACCATCGCCTGCGCGCTGACCAGCCGCCGTCGCGAGCTGACCACCCCGCTGTCCACCCCGCGCCAGACCACGCCGGAACTGGTGGCGCGCGCCCGCGCCGGCGAACAGGTGGCCCTGGTGTTCGGCAACGAGACCTTCGGCCTGTCCATTGAAGAAGTCGAACAATGCAACCGCCTGGTGACCATCCCCGGCAACCCGGACTACTTCTCGCTGAATCTGGCGATGGCGGTGCAGGTGATGACTTACGAACTGTTCAGCCACACCGGCGTGGACGTCGACTATCTGCGCGCAGACAGCGACGCGGCGGCGCTGGGCGAGGTGGAGGGCTTCTGCGGCCACCTGGAACAGACCATGGACAAGATAGGCTATTTCCGCCGCCGCAACAGCGAACGGATGATGCGCCGGATGCGCACCCTGTTCAACCGCTCCGGCCTGCTGCGCGAGGAAATCGACATCCTGCGCGGCTTCCTCAAACAGGTGCAGCGCGCCGCCGACGGCGAAGTCCGCCGCGACGCGCCCGGACAGGATGGCGAATAA
- the hscA gene encoding Fe-S protein assembly chaperone HscA produces MALLQIAEPGLSAAPHQHRLAIGIDLGTTNSLVASVRSGSAAVLKDEHGRSLLPSVVRYAEEGGVSVGYDAQKEQNKDPHNTIVSVKRFMGRGLADLPDVRNLPYRFVDAPGMLQLVTRGGIKSPVEISADILRTLKQRAEASLGGDLTGAVITVPAYFDDAQRQATKDAARLAGLNVLRLLNEPTAAAIAYGLDNGSEGIYVVYDLGGGTFDVSILKLSRGVFEVLATSGDSALGGDDFDHRVYCWMLEQAGLSGLGAQDTRLLLTRAREAKEALTEHAETQITALLSDGQALNLTLDQDTFRGITKNLVDKTLLPVRKALRDAGVAADEVHGVVMVGGATRMPQVQKAVGDFFRQEPLTNLDPDKVVALGAAIQANVLAGNKGDDEWLLLDVIPLSLGIETMGGLTEKIIPRNSTIPVARAQDFTTFKDGQTAMSIHVLQGERELVADCRSLAKFTLSGIPPMVAGAARIRITFQVDADGLLEVSAREQTSGVEARIEVKPSYGLSDEEISRMLTESMTHVHEDIEARKLREAVVDATSLSEACRVALASDGDLLDADERAAVEEALAAVDAAIAAAQIAREVNEASGRLNRATEEFASRRMDRNIRRALKGHNISDL; encoded by the coding sequence ATGGCCTTACTGCAAATCGCCGAACCCGGCCTCTCCGCCGCCCCTCACCAACACCGATTGGCGATCGGCATCGATCTGGGCACCACCAATTCCCTGGTGGCCTCGGTGCGCAGCGGATCCGCCGCCGTGCTCAAGGACGAGCACGGCCGCAGCCTGCTGCCCTCGGTGGTGCGCTACGCCGAAGAAGGCGGCGTCAGCGTGGGCTACGACGCCCAGAAAGAGCAGAACAAGGACCCGCACAACACCATCGTCTCGGTGAAGCGCTTCATGGGCCGCGGCCTGGCCGATCTGCCGGACGTCCGCAACCTGCCCTATCGCTTCGTCGACGCGCCCGGCATGCTGCAACTGGTGACCCGCGGCGGTATCAAAAGCCCGGTGGAAATCTCCGCCGACATTCTGCGCACCCTGAAACAGCGCGCCGAAGCCAGCCTGGGCGGCGATCTGACCGGCGCGGTCATCACCGTGCCGGCCTATTTCGACGACGCCCAGCGTCAGGCCACCAAGGACGCCGCGCGTCTGGCCGGCCTGAACGTGCTGCGCCTGCTGAACGAACCCACCGCCGCCGCCATCGCCTACGGGCTGGACAACGGCAGCGAAGGCATATACGTCGTCTACGATCTGGGCGGCGGCACCTTCGACGTCTCCATTCTCAAACTCAGCCGCGGCGTGTTCGAAGTGCTGGCCACCAGCGGCGACTCCGCGCTGGGCGGCGACGACTTCGACCATCGCGTCTACTGCTGGATGCTGGAACAAGCCGGCCTGTCCGGGCTAGGCGCCCAGGATACCCGCTTGCTGCTGACCCGCGCCCGCGAGGCCAAGGAAGCGCTGACCGAGCACGCGGAGACTCAGATCACCGCGCTGCTGTCCGACGGCCAGGCCCTGAACCTGACGCTGGACCAGGACACCTTCCGCGGCATCACCAAGAACCTGGTGGACAAGACCCTGCTGCCGGTGCGCAAGGCGCTGCGCGACGCCGGCGTCGCCGCGGACGAGGTCCATGGCGTGGTGATGGTGGGCGGCGCCACCCGCATGCCCCAGGTGCAAAAAGCCGTCGGCGATTTCTTCCGCCAGGAGCCGCTGACCAATCTGGACCCGGACAAGGTCGTCGCCTTGGGCGCGGCGATCCAGGCCAATGTGCTGGCCGGCAACAAGGGCGACGACGAGTGGCTGCTGCTGGACGTGATCCCGCTGTCGCTGGGCATCGAGACCATGGGCGGCCTGACCGAGAAGATCATTCCGCGCAACAGCACCATCCCTGTGGCCCGCGCTCAGGACTTCACCACCTTCAAGGACGGCCAGACCGCGATGTCCATCCACGTGCTGCAAGGCGAGCGCGAGCTGGTGGCCGATTGCCGTTCGCTGGCCAAGTTCACCCTGAGCGGCATCCCGCCGATGGTGGCCGGCGCGGCGCGCATCCGCATCACCTTCCAGGTGGACGCCGACGGCCTGCTGGAAGTGTCCGCCCGCGAACAGACCAGCGGCGTGGAAGCGCGCATCGAGGTCAAGCCCTCCTACGGCCTGAGTGACGAGGAAATCAGCCGCATGCTGACCGAGTCCATGACCCATGTGCATGAAGACATCGAGGCGCGCAAACTGCGCGAAGCCGTCGTCGACGCCACCAGCCTCAGCGAGGCCTGTCGCGTTGCGCTCGCCAGCGACGGCGACCTGCTGGACGCCGACGAACGCGCCGCGGTGGAAGAGGCGCTGGCGGCCGTGGACGCGGCCATCGCCGCCGCTCAAATCGCACGCGAGGTCAACGAGGCCTCCGGCCGCCTCAACCGCGCCACCGAAGAATTCGCCTCGCGCCGCATGGATCGCAATATCCGACGCGCGCTCAAAGGCCACAACATTTCCGATTTGTAA
- a CDS encoding VOC family protein, whose translation MKQFLGSVALVVTDYDEAIAWYVDKLGFVLLEDERQGEDKRWVRVAPPGASECALLLAKASNARQQAAVGGQTGGRVGFFLHTDDFWRDYRRMAAAGVSFSEQPREEEYGTVVVFEDLYGNRWDLLQLKSDV comes from the coding sequence ATGAAACAGTTTTTGGGTTCGGTCGCCCTGGTGGTGACGGATTACGATGAAGCCATCGCCTGGTATGTGGACAAGCTGGGCTTTGTCTTGCTGGAGGATGAGCGCCAGGGCGAGGACAAGCGCTGGGTGCGCGTGGCGCCGCCGGGAGCGAGCGAGTGCGCGCTGCTGCTGGCCAAGGCGAGCAATGCGCGGCAGCAGGCGGCGGTGGGCGGCCAGACCGGCGGCCGCGTGGGTTTCTTCCTGCATACCGACGATTTCTGGCGCGATTACCGCCGCATGGCGGCGGCGGGCGTGAGCTTCAGCGAGCAGCCGCGCGAGGAGGAATACGGCACCGTGGTGGTGTTCGAGGACTTGTACGGCAATCGTTGGGATTTGCTGCAGTTGAAGTCCGACGTTTAA
- the udk gene encoding uridine kinase: MTTPFIIGVAGGSGSGKTTVTNQVLETIGSEMAAVIIQDYYYRDQSHLTFEQRLATNYDHPQAFDWPLLIEHIDDLRNGRAIEMPVYDFANHTRAEETITVQPAPVIVIEGLFPLYDAALRDMMSLKIFVDTDSDVRFIRRLKRDITERGRTTDSVIEQYLTTVRPMHNQFIEPTKRFADVILPHGANDPAVDIITTKVASLMVHN, encoded by the coding sequence ATGACCACCCCGTTCATCATCGGCGTTGCAGGCGGCAGCGGCAGCGGTAAAACCACGGTGACCAATCAAGTGCTGGAAACCATTGGCTCCGAGATGGCGGCAGTGATCATTCAAGACTATTACTACCGCGATCAGAGCCATCTGACCTTCGAACAGCGGCTGGCCACCAACTACGACCACCCGCAAGCCTTCGACTGGCCGCTGCTGATCGAGCACATCGACGATCTGCGCAACGGCCGCGCCATCGAAATGCCGGTCTACGACTTCGCCAACCACACCCGCGCCGAGGAAACCATCACCGTGCAGCCGGCGCCGGTCATCGTCATCGAAGGCCTGTTCCCGCTGTACGACGCCGCGCTGCGCGACATGATGTCCTTGAAGATCTTCGTCGACACCGATTCCGACGTGCGCTTCATCCGTCGTCTCAAGCGCGACATCACCGAACGCGGCCGCACCACCGACAGCGTGATCGAACAATACCTGACCACGGTGCGCCCGATGCACAACCAGTTCATCGAGCCCACCAAGCGCTTCGCCGACGTGATCCTGCCGCACGGCGCCAATGATCCGGCGGTGGACATCATCACCACCAAGGTGGCCAGCCTGATGGTGCACAACTGA
- the iscX gene encoding Fe-S cluster assembly protein IscX, with the protein MKWTDVLDIAIELAETHPEVDPKTVRFVDLHNWVVELPDFDDDHSRGGERVLEAIQQAWIDEV; encoded by the coding sequence ATGAAATGGACCGACGTGCTGGACATCGCCATCGAACTGGCGGAAACCCATCCGGAAGTCGACCCCAAGACCGTGCGCTTCGTTGATCTGCACAACTGGGTCGTCGAGCTGCCGGATTTTGACGACGACCACAGCCGCGGCGGCGAACGCGTGCTGGAGGCGATCCAGCAAGCCTGGATCGACGAGGTGTAA
- a CDS encoding glutathione S-transferase family protein, whose protein sequence is MFTLIIGNKNYSSWSLRPWLVLKMLDEPFEEQQIDLYLSDTKARILAANPAGKVPVLIDRKLRIWDSLAICEYLAECFPAAKLWPDDAGLRAVARSIVAEIHSGFSALREHLAMNLTLRHINYQSTPAVEFDIARIISLWEEHLPRHQANGEFIFGGFSIADAFFAPIATRFHTYNVKLPEQSQAYVDRLLALPAMREWYEAAQAEGQRAS, encoded by the coding sequence ATGTTCACCCTCATCATCGGCAATAAAAACTACTCCTCCTGGTCCCTGCGCCCCTGGCTGGTGCTGAAAATGCTGGACGAGCCGTTTGAAGAGCAGCAGATCGATCTCTACCTGTCCGACACCAAGGCCCGCATCCTGGCCGCCAACCCGGCCGGCAAGGTGCCCGTGCTGATAGACCGCAAGCTGCGGATCTGGGATTCGCTGGCCATCTGCGAATACCTGGCCGAATGCTTTCCCGCCGCCAAGCTGTGGCCGGACGACGCGGGACTGCGCGCGGTCGCCCGCTCCATCGTCGCCGAGATCCACTCCGGCTTCTCCGCGCTGCGCGAACACCTGGCGATGAATCTGACGCTGCGCCACATCAATTATCAGAGCACGCCGGCGGTGGAGTTCGACATCGCCCGCATCATCTCGCTGTGGGAAGAGCATCTGCCGCGCCACCAGGCCAACGGCGAATTCATCTTCGGCGGCTTCAGCATCGCCGACGCCTTCTTCGCTCCCATCGCCACCCGCTTCCACACTTATAACGTCAAATTGCCGGAGCAATCGCAGGCTTACGTCGATCGTCTGCTGGCTTTGCCGGCGATGCGGGAGTGGTATGAGGCCGCCCAGGCGGAAGGTCAGCGCGCGTCATAG
- the iscR gene encoding Fe-S cluster assembly transcriptional regulator IscR, translated as MRLTTKGRFAVTAMLDLALRESGGPVTLAGISERQGISLSYLEQLFGKLRRAELVDSVRGPGGGYTLAKTPIDISVADIITAVDEPVDATQCGGRENCRGNQRCMTHDLWTNLNVTIFDYLSKVSLASLVEQQKTKENTVLQDKRECSVVHASAASGAL; from the coding sequence ATGCGTTTAACCACTAAAGGGCGTTTTGCCGTCACCGCGATGCTGGATCTGGCATTGCGCGAGAGCGGCGGCCCGGTCACGCTGGCCGGCATCAGCGAGCGTCAAGGCATCTCGCTCTCCTACTTGGAACAACTCTTCGGCAAGCTGCGGCGCGCCGAACTGGTGGACAGCGTGCGCGGCCCCGGCGGCGGCTACACCCTGGCCAAGACCCCGATCGACATCTCCGTGGCCGACATCATCACCGCCGTGGACGAGCCGGTGGACGCCACCCAGTGCGGCGGCCGCGAGAACTGTCGCGGCAATCAGCGCTGCATGACCCACGATTTGTGGACCAATCTGAACGTCACCATTTTCGACTACCTGTCCAAGGTCAGCCTCGCCAGCCTGGTTGAGCAGCAAAAGACCAAGGAAAACACTGTATTGCAGGATAAGCGCGAATGCAGCGTGGTTCACGCTTCTGCCGCCTCCGGCGCCCTGTGA
- the hscB gene encoding Fe-S protein assembly co-chaperone HscB yields MSTDFSQDFFSLFNLPRRFAIDGQALEHAWRTAAAQVHPDRYASSSDAEKRSALMQATRVNEAYQTLKSPLNRARYLLTLAGVDTQEDTNTQMPAAFLMAQMEWRENIEEARAGGELERLEALSRQLRDESRSHQAELELALDQRADLDAAALLVRKLRFLEKLDQEIGDAIEALLD; encoded by the coding sequence ATGAGCACCGATTTCAGCCAAGACTTCTTCTCCCTGTTCAATCTGCCGCGCCGTTTCGCCATCGACGGCCAAGCGCTGGAGCACGCCTGGCGCACCGCCGCGGCCCAGGTCCATCCCGACCGCTACGCCAGCAGCTCCGACGCCGAAAAACGCAGCGCGCTGATGCAGGCCACCCGGGTCAACGAAGCCTACCAAACGCTGAAGTCGCCGCTGAACCGCGCCCGCTACCTGCTGACGCTCGCCGGCGTGGACACCCAGGAAGACACCAACACCCAGATGCCGGCCGCCTTCCTGATGGCGCAGATGGAATGGCGCGAAAACATCGAAGAAGCCCGCGCCGGCGGCGAGCTCGAACGCCTGGAAGCCTTGTCGCGCCAGTTGCGGGACGAGAGCCGCTCGCATCAGGCCGAGCTGGAGCTGGCGCTGGACCAGCGCGCCGACTTGGACGCCGCCGCGCTTCTAGTGAGAAAATTGCGGTTTTTGGAAAAACTGGACCAGGAAATCGGCGATGCCATCGAGGCGCTGCTTGACTGA
- the fdx gene encoding ISC system 2Fe-2S type ferredoxin, producing the protein MPRIIVLPHADLCPEGLVIDNAEPGQNICQVLLDHDIEIEHACEMSCACTTCHCIVREGGDSLNEADELEEDLLDKAWGLEAQSRLSCQAIVADEDLVIDIPRYTINHAREHH; encoded by the coding sequence ATGCCGCGAATCATCGTATTGCCCCACGCCGACCTCTGCCCGGAAGGCCTGGTCATCGACAACGCCGAACCCGGCCAGAACATCTGCCAGGTCCTGCTGGATCACGATATCGAGATCGAGCACGCCTGCGAGATGTCCTGTGCCTGCACAACCTGCCATTGCATCGTCCGCGAAGGCGGCGACTCCCTGAACGAAGCCGACGAGCTGGAAGAAGACCTGCTGGACAAGGCCTGGGGACTGGAAGCCCAGTCCCGGCTGTCCTGCCAGGCCATTGTCGCCGATGAGGATTTGGTGATAGACATTCCCCGGTACACCATCAACCACGCCCGCGAACACCACTAG
- the iscU gene encoding Fe-S cluster assembly scaffold IscU, which yields MAYSDKVMDHYENPRNVGSFEKGDDSVGTGMVGAPACGDVMKLQIKVGEDGVIQDAKFKTYGCGSAIASSSLVTEWVKGKSLDEALDIKNTAIAEELALPPVKIHCSILAEDAIKAAVNDYKQKHGK from the coding sequence ATGGCATACAGCGACAAGGTAATGGATCACTACGAAAACCCGCGCAACGTGGGCTCTTTCGAAAAAGGCGACGACAGCGTGGGCACCGGCATGGTGGGCGCGCCGGCCTGTGGCGACGTGATGAAGCTGCAAATCAAGGTGGGTGAGGACGGCGTGATTCAGGACGCCAAGTTCAAGACTTACGGCTGCGGCTCCGCCATCGCCTCCTCCTCGCTGGTGACCGAATGGGTCAAGGGCAAATCGCTGGACGAGGCGCTGGATATCAAGAACACCGCCATCGCCGAAGAACTGGCCTTGCCGCCGGTGAAGATTCACTGCTCCATCCTGGCCGAAGACGCGATCAAGGCCGCGGTCAACGACTACAAGCAAAAGCACGGCAAATAA
- a CDS encoding inositol monophosphatase family protein: MHPMLNVAVKAARRAGSVIQRASLNLDAVRVERKKHNDFVTEVDRAAEESIIASILEAYPKHAILAEESGAKGIGSSEYEWIIDPIDGTTNFLHGHPQYAISIALAHKGQVQQAVVFDPNRNDLFTASRGVGAFLNDRRIRVSKRFMMNECVIATGFPVSDQSYIDQYLGMLKDVLAKTAGVRREGAASLDLCNVACGRVEGFWELNLKPWDIAAGSLIVQEAGGIVTDLSGEQGWLESGDIVAANPKVLAQLLHTLAPHIGK, translated from the coding sequence ATGCATCCGATGCTCAATGTCGCGGTGAAAGCCGCTCGCCGCGCCGGCAGTGTCATCCAGCGCGCGTCGCTGAATCTCGACGCGGTGCGCGTAGAGCGCAAGAAACACAATGACTTCGTGACCGAAGTGGACCGCGCCGCGGAAGAGTCCATCATCGCTTCCATTCTGGAAGCTTATCCCAAGCACGCGATTCTAGCAGAAGAGTCCGGCGCGAAAGGCATCGGTTCGTCGGAATACGAGTGGATCATCGATCCGATCGACGGCACTACCAACTTCCTGCACGGCCACCCGCAGTACGCGATCTCCATCGCGCTGGCGCACAAGGGCCAGGTGCAGCAAGCCGTGGTCTTCGACCCCAACCGCAACGATCTGTTCACCGCCTCGCGCGGCGTCGGCGCCTTCCTCAACGATCGCCGCATCCGCGTGTCCAAACGCTTCATGATGAATGAATGCGTGATCGCCACCGGCTTCCCGGTGTCCGACCAAAGCTATATCGACCAATACCTGGGCATGCTCAAGGATGTGCTGGCCAAGACCGCCGGCGTACGCCGCGAAGGCGCGGCCTCGCTGGACCTGTGCAATGTCGCTTGCGGCCGCGTGGAAGGTTTCTGGGAGCTGAACCTCAAGCCTTGGGACATCGCCGCGGGCAGCCTGATCGTGCAGGAAGCGGGCGGCATCGTCACCGATTTGTCCGGCGAACAAGGCTGGCTGGAGTCCGGCGACATCGTCGCCGCCAACCCGAAAGTGCTGGCGCAGCTGCTGCATACGCTGGCGCCGCATATCGGCAAGTAA
- the iscA gene encoding iron-sulfur cluster assembly protein IscA → MAITLSERAAAHVSAFIAKRGKGLGIRLGVKTSGCSGMAYKLEFVDAASDEDVTFESHGVTVFTDAKSLAYLDGTELDYAKEGLNEGFQFNNPNVKNECGCGESFNV, encoded by the coding sequence ATGGCTATCACCCTTTCCGAACGCGCCGCCGCTCACGTCAGCGCCTTCATCGCCAAACGCGGCAAGGGCTTGGGCATCCGTCTGGGCGTCAAGACCTCCGGCTGCTCCGGCATGGCCTACAAGCTGGAGTTCGTCGACGCGGCCAGCGACGAAGACGTGACCTTTGAAAGCCATGGCGTCACCGTGTTCACCGATGCCAAGAGCCTGGCCTATCTCGACGGCACCGAGCTGGATTACGCCAAGGAAGGCTTGAACGAGGGGTTTCAGTTCAACAACCCCAACGTCAAAAACGAGTGCGGCTGCGGCGAAAGCTTCAACGTCTGA